A genomic region of Zalophus californianus isolate mZalCal1 chromosome 1, mZalCal1.pri.v2, whole genome shotgun sequence contains the following coding sequences:
- the KANK3 gene encoding KN motif and ankyrin repeat domain-containing protein 3 isoform X4, which yields MAKFALNQNLPDLGGPCLGSGPTAGARSPSSPYSVETPYGFHLDLDFLKYVEELERGPAPRRAPGPPPPRRPRAPRAGLAGARSPGAWTSSESLASDDGGASGALSPGAPSGLLLPPLSPRVPIRNSRVEHTLLETSRRLELAQAHAHERAPSPARAVPRSPRGSGRSSPAPSPASNPAPASPGPAQLQLVREQMAAALRRLRELEDQARALPELQEQVRALRAEKARLLAGRGQPEPDGEVEARPDKLAQLRRLTERLATSERGVRSRASVWADGPDGPASRRSEGALEGPDGTGTPDGTGTPDGAPQTREAGVQAVPETQDARAQAVPETREAGVDAAPETLESDAWVTEALLGLPEAAERELELLRASLEHQRGVSELLRCRLRQLEEAREAAEEEAAAAAQPQPREAATQTPWGCAAKATQTEALAEAPSLSQENPSGPTDGDRAVAPAGILKSIMKRRDGTPGAQPSPGPKSLQFVGVLNGEYESSSSEDDSDSDSDSGSEDGTAEPPRSSLSGYDRGRDVGDDSGKDALDPEPEPEPEPEPEPEPEPEPEPEPEPEPEPEPQPEPEAEPQPGAQGRCELSPRLKEACAALQRQLSRPRGIARDGGAARLVAQEWFRVSSQRRSQAEPVAGVLGAVARLGPELLAHVVNLADGNGNTALHYTVSHGNLTISSLLLDTGVCEVDHQNRAGYSALMLAALTSVGREEDMAVVQRLFHMGNVNAKASQTGQTALMLAISHGRQDMVAALLACGADVNAQDADGATALMCASEYGRLDTVRLLLAQPGCDPALLDNEGTSALAIALEAEQDEVAALLHAHLSSGQPDPPPFSPSRLCLVKGECSDHREDPQPQ from the exons ATGGCCAAGTTTGCCCTGAATCAGAACCTGCCCG ACCTGGGCGGTCCTTGCCTGGGCTCCGGCCCCACCGCGGGCGCCCGCAGCCCGAGCTCGCCCTACTCAGTGGAGACGCCGTATGGCTTCCACCTGGACCTGGACTTCCTCAAGTACGTGGAGGAGCTGGAGCggggccccgccccccgccgcgccccgggccccccgcccccgcgtCGCCCCCGTGCACCCCGGGCGGGCCTCGCTGGCGCGCGAAGCCCAGGCGCCTGGACCTCCAGCGAATCCTTGGCCAGTGACGACGGGGGAGCATCGGGCGCACTCTCCCCGGGCGCACCCTCGGGGCTCCTGCTGCCGCCGCTGTCGCCACGCGTGCCCATCCGTAACTCGCGCGTCGAGCACACGCTCCTGGAAACCAGCCGACGGCTGGAGCTGGCGCAGGCGCACGCGCACGAGCGCGCGCCCAGCCCCGCCCGCGCCGTCCCGCGCAGCCCGCGGGGATCTGGCCGcagcagccccgcccccagccccgcctccaACCCCGCCCCCGCCTCTCCCGGGCCCGCGCAATTGCAGCTGGTGCGCGAGCAGATGGCCGCGGCTCTGCGGCGCCTGCGCGAGCTCGAGGACCAGGCGCGCGCGCTGCCCGAACTGCAGGAGCAGGTGCGCGCGCTGCGTGCGGAGAAGGCACGGCTGTTGGCTGGACGCGGGCAGCCGGAGCCCGACGGGGAGGTCGAGGCGCGCCCCGACAAGCTAGCCCAGCTGCGGCGCCTCACCGAGCGCCTCGCCACCTCCGAGCGCGGCGTTCGCTCCAGGGCCAGTGTCTGGGCCGATGGCCCCGACGGGCCGGCTTCTAGGCGCAGTGAGGGCGCGCTCGAGGGCCCCGACGGAACCGGGACCCCCGACGGAACCGGGACCCCCGACGGGGCGCCGCAGACGCGGGAGGCTGGCGTCCAGGCGGTGCCCGAGACCCAAGACGCTAGGGCCCAGGCGGTGCCGGAGACCCGGGAGGCCGGCGTAGACGCTGCCCCCGAGACCCTCGAGTCGGACGCGTGGGTGACCGAGGCGCTGCTGGGGTTGCCCGAGGCCGCCGAGCGCGAGCTGGAGCTGCTCCGCGCCAGCCTGGAGCACCAGCGCGGGGTGAGCGAGCTCCTGCGCTGCCGGCTGCGCCAGCTGGAGGAGGCCCGCGAGGCTGCCGAGGAGGAGGCAGCTGCGGCGGCCCAGCCCCAGCCGCGCGAGGCTGCCACTCAGACCCCGTGGGGTTGTGCTGCGAAGGCCACACAGACCGAGGCCCTCGCCGAGGCCCCTAGCCTGAGTCAGGAGAACCCGTCGGGACCCACGGATGGGGACAGAGCCGTGGCCCCTGCGG GCATCCTCAAATCCATCATGAAGAGGAGAGATGGTACACCTGGAGCCCAGCCCAGTCCAGGACCCAAAAGCCTGCAGTTTGTTGGGGTCCTCAACGGAGA gtACGAGAGCTCATCCAGCGAGGACGATAGCGACAGTGACAGCGACAGCGGCAGCGAGGACGGTACTGCCGAGCCTCCAAGGAGCAGCTTGTCCGGGTATGACAGAGGCAGGGATGTCGGGGACGACAGTGGCAAGGATGCCCTGGACCccgagccggagccggagcccgagcccgagcccgagcccgagcccgagcccgagcccgagcccgagcccgagcccgagcccgagcccgagccccaGCCGGAGCCGGAGGCAGAACCTCAGCCTGGTGCGCAGGGGAG GTGCGAGCTGAGCCCGCGTTTGAAGGAGGCGTGCGCAGCGCTGCAGCGGCAGCTGAGCCGGCCCCGCGGAATCGCCCGCGACGGC GGCGCGGCGCGCCTAGTGGCCCAGGAGTGGTTTCGAGTGTCCAGCCAGCGGCGCTCTCAAGCCGAGCCCgtggctggggtcctgggagcggTGGCGCGCCTGGGACCCGAGCTCCTGGCGCACGTGGTGAACCTGGCAGATGGCAACGGCAACACAGCCCTGCACTACACCGTGTCCCACGGGAACCTGACCATCTCGAGCTTGCTGCTGGATACCG GGGTCTGCGAGGTTGACCATCAGAATCGGGCTGGCTACTCAGCCCTCATGCTGGCTGCACTTACCTCTGTGGGGCGAGAAGAGGACATGGCTGTGGTTCAGAGACTCTTCCATATGGGCAACGTTAACGCCAAGGCCAGCCAG aCAGGACAGACGGCCCTCATGCTGGCCATCAGCCACGGCCGCCAGGACATGGTGGCGGCCCTGCTGGCATGTGGGGCAGATGTAAATGCCCAGGATGCGGATGGGGCCACGGCGCTGATGTGTGCCAGTGAGTACGGGCGCCTGGACACGGTCCGGCTGCTGCTGGCCCAACCAGGCTGCGACCCAGCCCTCCTGGACAAC
- the KANK3 gene encoding KN motif and ankyrin repeat domain-containing protein 3 isoform X2: MPTFIHSEVSRPLEGAGRTGPMCVGGWMGVCLLRVQADSRGMGPAPSSPPLGTFSRVCLAATSENMAKFALNQNLPDLGGPCLGSGPTAGARSPSSPYSVETPYGFHLDLDFLKYVEELERGPAPRRAPGPPPPRRPRAPRAGLAGARSPGAWTSSESLASDDGGASGALSPGAPSGLLLPPLSPRVPIRNSRVEHTLLETSRRLELAQAHAHERAPSPARAVPRSPRGSGRSSPAPSPASNPAPASPGPAQLQLVREQMAAALRRLRELEDQARALPELQEQVRALRAEKARLLAGRGQPEPDGEVEARPDKLAQLRRLTERLATSERGVRSRASVWADGPDGPASRRSEGALEGPDGTGTPDGTGTPDGAPQTREAGVQAVPETQDARAQAVPETREAGVDAAPETLESDAWVTEALLGLPEAAERELELLRASLEHQRGVSELLRCRLRQLEEAREAAEEEAAAAAQPQPREAATQTPWGCAAKATQTEALAEAPSLSQENPSGPTDGDRAVAPAGILKSIMKRRDGTPGAQPSPGPKSLQFVGVLNGEYESSSSEDDSDSDSDSGSEDGTAEPPRSSLSGYDRGRDVGDDSGKDALDPEPEPEPEPEPEPEPEPEPEPEPEPEPEPEPQPEPEAEPQPGAQGRCELSPRLKEACAALQRQLSRPRGIARDGGAARLVAQEWFRVSSQRRSQAEPVAGVLGAVARLGPELLAHVVNLADGNGNTALHYTVSHGNLTISSLLLDTGVCEVDHQNRAGYSALMLAALTSVGREEDMAVVQRLFHMGNVNAKASQTGQTALMLAISHGRQDMVAALLACGADVNAQDADGATALMCASEYGRLDTVRLLLAQPGCDPALLDNEGTSALAIALEAEQDEVAALLHAHLSSGQPDPPSALQPLTAVPGEGRMQ; the protein is encoded by the exons ATgcccacattcattcattccgaAGTTTCAAGGCCTCTTGAAGGAGCAGGGAGAACAGGACCTATGTGTGTGGGAGGGTGGATGGGAGTCTGTTTACTTAGAGTCCAGGCTGACTCCAGAGGAATGGGGCCAGCCCCATCCTCACCCCCTCTGGGGACATTTTCCAGGGTGTGTCTTGCAGCTACTTCAGAAAACATGGCCAAGTTTGCCCTGAATCAGAACCTGCCCG ACCTGGGCGGTCCTTGCCTGGGCTCCGGCCCCACCGCGGGCGCCCGCAGCCCGAGCTCGCCCTACTCAGTGGAGACGCCGTATGGCTTCCACCTGGACCTGGACTTCCTCAAGTACGTGGAGGAGCTGGAGCggggccccgccccccgccgcgccccgggccccccgcccccgcgtCGCCCCCGTGCACCCCGGGCGGGCCTCGCTGGCGCGCGAAGCCCAGGCGCCTGGACCTCCAGCGAATCCTTGGCCAGTGACGACGGGGGAGCATCGGGCGCACTCTCCCCGGGCGCACCCTCGGGGCTCCTGCTGCCGCCGCTGTCGCCACGCGTGCCCATCCGTAACTCGCGCGTCGAGCACACGCTCCTGGAAACCAGCCGACGGCTGGAGCTGGCGCAGGCGCACGCGCACGAGCGCGCGCCCAGCCCCGCCCGCGCCGTCCCGCGCAGCCCGCGGGGATCTGGCCGcagcagccccgcccccagccccgcctccaACCCCGCCCCCGCCTCTCCCGGGCCCGCGCAATTGCAGCTGGTGCGCGAGCAGATGGCCGCGGCTCTGCGGCGCCTGCGCGAGCTCGAGGACCAGGCGCGCGCGCTGCCCGAACTGCAGGAGCAGGTGCGCGCGCTGCGTGCGGAGAAGGCACGGCTGTTGGCTGGACGCGGGCAGCCGGAGCCCGACGGGGAGGTCGAGGCGCGCCCCGACAAGCTAGCCCAGCTGCGGCGCCTCACCGAGCGCCTCGCCACCTCCGAGCGCGGCGTTCGCTCCAGGGCCAGTGTCTGGGCCGATGGCCCCGACGGGCCGGCTTCTAGGCGCAGTGAGGGCGCGCTCGAGGGCCCCGACGGAACCGGGACCCCCGACGGAACCGGGACCCCCGACGGGGCGCCGCAGACGCGGGAGGCTGGCGTCCAGGCGGTGCCCGAGACCCAAGACGCTAGGGCCCAGGCGGTGCCGGAGACCCGGGAGGCCGGCGTAGACGCTGCCCCCGAGACCCTCGAGTCGGACGCGTGGGTGACCGAGGCGCTGCTGGGGTTGCCCGAGGCCGCCGAGCGCGAGCTGGAGCTGCTCCGCGCCAGCCTGGAGCACCAGCGCGGGGTGAGCGAGCTCCTGCGCTGCCGGCTGCGCCAGCTGGAGGAGGCCCGCGAGGCTGCCGAGGAGGAGGCAGCTGCGGCGGCCCAGCCCCAGCCGCGCGAGGCTGCCACTCAGACCCCGTGGGGTTGTGCTGCGAAGGCCACACAGACCGAGGCCCTCGCCGAGGCCCCTAGCCTGAGTCAGGAGAACCCGTCGGGACCCACGGATGGGGACAGAGCCGTGGCCCCTGCGG GCATCCTCAAATCCATCATGAAGAGGAGAGATGGTACACCTGGAGCCCAGCCCAGTCCAGGACCCAAAAGCCTGCAGTTTGTTGGGGTCCTCAACGGAGA gtACGAGAGCTCATCCAGCGAGGACGATAGCGACAGTGACAGCGACAGCGGCAGCGAGGACGGTACTGCCGAGCCTCCAAGGAGCAGCTTGTCCGGGTATGACAGAGGCAGGGATGTCGGGGACGACAGTGGCAAGGATGCCCTGGACCccgagccggagccggagcccgagcccgagcccgagcccgagcccgagcccgagcccgagcccgagcccgagcccgagcccgagcccgagccccaGCCGGAGCCGGAGGCAGAACCTCAGCCTGGTGCGCAGGGGAG GTGCGAGCTGAGCCCGCGTTTGAAGGAGGCGTGCGCAGCGCTGCAGCGGCAGCTGAGCCGGCCCCGCGGAATCGCCCGCGACGGC GGCGCGGCGCGCCTAGTGGCCCAGGAGTGGTTTCGAGTGTCCAGCCAGCGGCGCTCTCAAGCCGAGCCCgtggctggggtcctgggagcggTGGCGCGCCTGGGACCCGAGCTCCTGGCGCACGTGGTGAACCTGGCAGATGGCAACGGCAACACAGCCCTGCACTACACCGTGTCCCACGGGAACCTGACCATCTCGAGCTTGCTGCTGGATACCG GGGTCTGCGAGGTTGACCATCAGAATCGGGCTGGCTACTCAGCCCTCATGCTGGCTGCACTTACCTCTGTGGGGCGAGAAGAGGACATGGCTGTGGTTCAGAGACTCTTCCATATGGGCAACGTTAACGCCAAGGCCAGCCAG aCAGGACAGACGGCCCTCATGCTGGCCATCAGCCACGGCCGCCAGGACATGGTGGCGGCCCTGCTGGCATGTGGGGCAGATGTAAATGCCCAGGATGCGGATGGGGCCACGGCGCTGATGTGTGCCAGTGAGTACGGGCGCCTGGACACGGTCCGGCTGCTGCTGGCCCAACCAGGCTGCGACCCAGCCCTCCTGGACAAC
- the KANK3 gene encoding KN motif and ankyrin repeat domain-containing protein 3 isoform X1: MPTFIHSEVSRPLEGAGRTGPMCVGGWMGVCLLRVQADSRGMGPAPSSPPLGTFSRVCLAATSENMAKFALNQNLPDLGGPCLGSGPTAGARSPSSPYSVETPYGFHLDLDFLKYVEELERGPAPRRAPGPPPPRRPRAPRAGLAGARSPGAWTSSESLASDDGGASGALSPGAPSGLLLPPLSPRVPIRNSRVEHTLLETSRRLELAQAHAHERAPSPARAVPRSPRGSGRSSPAPSPASNPAPASPGPAQLQLVREQMAAALRRLRELEDQARALPELQEQVRALRAEKARLLAGRGQPEPDGEVEARPDKLAQLRRLTERLATSERGVRSRASVWADGPDGPASRRSEGALEGPDGTGTPDGTGTPDGAPQTREAGVQAVPETQDARAQAVPETREAGVDAAPETLESDAWVTEALLGLPEAAERELELLRASLEHQRGVSELLRCRLRQLEEAREAAEEEAAAAAQPQPREAATQTPWGCAAKATQTEALAEAPSLSQENPSGPTDGDRAVAPAGILKSIMKRRDGTPGAQPSPGPKSLQFVGVLNGEYESSSSEDDSDSDSDSGSEDGTAEPPRSSLSGYDRGRDVGDDSGKDALDPEPEPEPEPEPEPEPEPEPEPEPEPEPEPEPQPEPEAEPQPGAQGRCELSPRLKEACAALQRQLSRPRGIARDGGAARLVAQEWFRVSSQRRSQAEPVAGVLGAVARLGPELLAHVVNLADGNGNTALHYTVSHGNLTISSLLLDTGVCEVDHQNRAGYSALMLAALTSVGREEDMAVVQRLFHMGNVNAKASQTGQTALMLAISHGRQDMVAALLACGADVNAQDADGATALMCASEYGRLDTVRLLLAQPGCDPALLDNEGTSALAIALEAEQDEVAALLHAHLSSGQPDPPPFSPSRLCLVKGECSDHREDPQPQ; this comes from the exons ATgcccacattcattcattccgaAGTTTCAAGGCCTCTTGAAGGAGCAGGGAGAACAGGACCTATGTGTGTGGGAGGGTGGATGGGAGTCTGTTTACTTAGAGTCCAGGCTGACTCCAGAGGAATGGGGCCAGCCCCATCCTCACCCCCTCTGGGGACATTTTCCAGGGTGTGTCTTGCAGCTACTTCAGAAAACATGGCCAAGTTTGCCCTGAATCAGAACCTGCCCG ACCTGGGCGGTCCTTGCCTGGGCTCCGGCCCCACCGCGGGCGCCCGCAGCCCGAGCTCGCCCTACTCAGTGGAGACGCCGTATGGCTTCCACCTGGACCTGGACTTCCTCAAGTACGTGGAGGAGCTGGAGCggggccccgccccccgccgcgccccgggccccccgcccccgcgtCGCCCCCGTGCACCCCGGGCGGGCCTCGCTGGCGCGCGAAGCCCAGGCGCCTGGACCTCCAGCGAATCCTTGGCCAGTGACGACGGGGGAGCATCGGGCGCACTCTCCCCGGGCGCACCCTCGGGGCTCCTGCTGCCGCCGCTGTCGCCACGCGTGCCCATCCGTAACTCGCGCGTCGAGCACACGCTCCTGGAAACCAGCCGACGGCTGGAGCTGGCGCAGGCGCACGCGCACGAGCGCGCGCCCAGCCCCGCCCGCGCCGTCCCGCGCAGCCCGCGGGGATCTGGCCGcagcagccccgcccccagccccgcctccaACCCCGCCCCCGCCTCTCCCGGGCCCGCGCAATTGCAGCTGGTGCGCGAGCAGATGGCCGCGGCTCTGCGGCGCCTGCGCGAGCTCGAGGACCAGGCGCGCGCGCTGCCCGAACTGCAGGAGCAGGTGCGCGCGCTGCGTGCGGAGAAGGCACGGCTGTTGGCTGGACGCGGGCAGCCGGAGCCCGACGGGGAGGTCGAGGCGCGCCCCGACAAGCTAGCCCAGCTGCGGCGCCTCACCGAGCGCCTCGCCACCTCCGAGCGCGGCGTTCGCTCCAGGGCCAGTGTCTGGGCCGATGGCCCCGACGGGCCGGCTTCTAGGCGCAGTGAGGGCGCGCTCGAGGGCCCCGACGGAACCGGGACCCCCGACGGAACCGGGACCCCCGACGGGGCGCCGCAGACGCGGGAGGCTGGCGTCCAGGCGGTGCCCGAGACCCAAGACGCTAGGGCCCAGGCGGTGCCGGAGACCCGGGAGGCCGGCGTAGACGCTGCCCCCGAGACCCTCGAGTCGGACGCGTGGGTGACCGAGGCGCTGCTGGGGTTGCCCGAGGCCGCCGAGCGCGAGCTGGAGCTGCTCCGCGCCAGCCTGGAGCACCAGCGCGGGGTGAGCGAGCTCCTGCGCTGCCGGCTGCGCCAGCTGGAGGAGGCCCGCGAGGCTGCCGAGGAGGAGGCAGCTGCGGCGGCCCAGCCCCAGCCGCGCGAGGCTGCCACTCAGACCCCGTGGGGTTGTGCTGCGAAGGCCACACAGACCGAGGCCCTCGCCGAGGCCCCTAGCCTGAGTCAGGAGAACCCGTCGGGACCCACGGATGGGGACAGAGCCGTGGCCCCTGCGG GCATCCTCAAATCCATCATGAAGAGGAGAGATGGTACACCTGGAGCCCAGCCCAGTCCAGGACCCAAAAGCCTGCAGTTTGTTGGGGTCCTCAACGGAGA gtACGAGAGCTCATCCAGCGAGGACGATAGCGACAGTGACAGCGACAGCGGCAGCGAGGACGGTACTGCCGAGCCTCCAAGGAGCAGCTTGTCCGGGTATGACAGAGGCAGGGATGTCGGGGACGACAGTGGCAAGGATGCCCTGGACCccgagccggagccggagcccgagcccgagcccgagcccgagcccgagcccgagcccgagcccgagcccgagcccgagcccgagcccgagccccaGCCGGAGCCGGAGGCAGAACCTCAGCCTGGTGCGCAGGGGAG GTGCGAGCTGAGCCCGCGTTTGAAGGAGGCGTGCGCAGCGCTGCAGCGGCAGCTGAGCCGGCCCCGCGGAATCGCCCGCGACGGC GGCGCGGCGCGCCTAGTGGCCCAGGAGTGGTTTCGAGTGTCCAGCCAGCGGCGCTCTCAAGCCGAGCCCgtggctggggtcctgggagcggTGGCGCGCCTGGGACCCGAGCTCCTGGCGCACGTGGTGAACCTGGCAGATGGCAACGGCAACACAGCCCTGCACTACACCGTGTCCCACGGGAACCTGACCATCTCGAGCTTGCTGCTGGATACCG GGGTCTGCGAGGTTGACCATCAGAATCGGGCTGGCTACTCAGCCCTCATGCTGGCTGCACTTACCTCTGTGGGGCGAGAAGAGGACATGGCTGTGGTTCAGAGACTCTTCCATATGGGCAACGTTAACGCCAAGGCCAGCCAG aCAGGACAGACGGCCCTCATGCTGGCCATCAGCCACGGCCGCCAGGACATGGTGGCGGCCCTGCTGGCATGTGGGGCAGATGTAAATGCCCAGGATGCGGATGGGGCCACGGCGCTGATGTGTGCCAGTGAGTACGGGCGCCTGGACACGGTCCGGCTGCTGCTGGCCCAACCAGGCTGCGACCCAGCCCTCCTGGACAAC
- the KANK3 gene encoding KN motif and ankyrin repeat domain-containing protein 3 isoform X3 — MPTFIHSEVSRPLEGAGRTGPMCVGGWMGVCLLRVQADSRGMGPAPSSPPLGTFSRVCLAATSENMAKFALNQNLPDLGGPCLGSGPTAGARSPSSPYSVETPYGFHLDLDFLKYVEELERGPAPRRAPGPPPPRRPRAPRAGLAGARSPGAWTSSESLASDDGGASGALSPGAPSGLLLPPLSPRVPIRNSRVEHTLLETSRRLELAQAHAHERAPSPARAVPRSPRGSGRSSPAPSPASNPAPASPGPAQLQLVREQMAAALRRLRELEDQARALPELQEQVRALRAEKARLLAGRGQPEPDGEVEARPDKLAQLRRLTERLATSERGVRSRASVWADGPDGPASRRSEGALEGPDGTGTPDGTGTPDGAPQTREAGVQAVPETQDARAQAVPETREAGVDAAPETLESDAWVTEALLGLPEAAERELELLRASLEHQRGVSELLRCRLRQLEEAREAAEEEAAAAAQPQPREAATQTPWGCAAKATQTEALAEAPSLSQENPSGPTDGDRAVAPAGILKSIMKRRDGTPGAQPSPGPKSLQFVGVLNGEYESSSSEDDSDSDSDSGSEDGTAEPPRSSLSGCELSPRLKEACAALQRQLSRPRGIARDGGAARLVAQEWFRVSSQRRSQAEPVAGVLGAVARLGPELLAHVVNLADGNGNTALHYTVSHGNLTISSLLLDTGVCEVDHQNRAGYSALMLAALTSVGREEDMAVVQRLFHMGNVNAKASQTGQTALMLAISHGRQDMVAALLACGADVNAQDADGATALMCASEYGRLDTVRLLLAQPGCDPALLDNEGTSALAIALEAEQDEVAALLHAHLSSGQPDPPPFSPSRLCLVKGECSDHREDPQPQ; from the exons ATgcccacattcattcattccgaAGTTTCAAGGCCTCTTGAAGGAGCAGGGAGAACAGGACCTATGTGTGTGGGAGGGTGGATGGGAGTCTGTTTACTTAGAGTCCAGGCTGACTCCAGAGGAATGGGGCCAGCCCCATCCTCACCCCCTCTGGGGACATTTTCCAGGGTGTGTCTTGCAGCTACTTCAGAAAACATGGCCAAGTTTGCCCTGAATCAGAACCTGCCCG ACCTGGGCGGTCCTTGCCTGGGCTCCGGCCCCACCGCGGGCGCCCGCAGCCCGAGCTCGCCCTACTCAGTGGAGACGCCGTATGGCTTCCACCTGGACCTGGACTTCCTCAAGTACGTGGAGGAGCTGGAGCggggccccgccccccgccgcgccccgggccccccgcccccgcgtCGCCCCCGTGCACCCCGGGCGGGCCTCGCTGGCGCGCGAAGCCCAGGCGCCTGGACCTCCAGCGAATCCTTGGCCAGTGACGACGGGGGAGCATCGGGCGCACTCTCCCCGGGCGCACCCTCGGGGCTCCTGCTGCCGCCGCTGTCGCCACGCGTGCCCATCCGTAACTCGCGCGTCGAGCACACGCTCCTGGAAACCAGCCGACGGCTGGAGCTGGCGCAGGCGCACGCGCACGAGCGCGCGCCCAGCCCCGCCCGCGCCGTCCCGCGCAGCCCGCGGGGATCTGGCCGcagcagccccgcccccagccccgcctccaACCCCGCCCCCGCCTCTCCCGGGCCCGCGCAATTGCAGCTGGTGCGCGAGCAGATGGCCGCGGCTCTGCGGCGCCTGCGCGAGCTCGAGGACCAGGCGCGCGCGCTGCCCGAACTGCAGGAGCAGGTGCGCGCGCTGCGTGCGGAGAAGGCACGGCTGTTGGCTGGACGCGGGCAGCCGGAGCCCGACGGGGAGGTCGAGGCGCGCCCCGACAAGCTAGCCCAGCTGCGGCGCCTCACCGAGCGCCTCGCCACCTCCGAGCGCGGCGTTCGCTCCAGGGCCAGTGTCTGGGCCGATGGCCCCGACGGGCCGGCTTCTAGGCGCAGTGAGGGCGCGCTCGAGGGCCCCGACGGAACCGGGACCCCCGACGGAACCGGGACCCCCGACGGGGCGCCGCAGACGCGGGAGGCTGGCGTCCAGGCGGTGCCCGAGACCCAAGACGCTAGGGCCCAGGCGGTGCCGGAGACCCGGGAGGCCGGCGTAGACGCTGCCCCCGAGACCCTCGAGTCGGACGCGTGGGTGACCGAGGCGCTGCTGGGGTTGCCCGAGGCCGCCGAGCGCGAGCTGGAGCTGCTCCGCGCCAGCCTGGAGCACCAGCGCGGGGTGAGCGAGCTCCTGCGCTGCCGGCTGCGCCAGCTGGAGGAGGCCCGCGAGGCTGCCGAGGAGGAGGCAGCTGCGGCGGCCCAGCCCCAGCCGCGCGAGGCTGCCACTCAGACCCCGTGGGGTTGTGCTGCGAAGGCCACACAGACCGAGGCCCTCGCCGAGGCCCCTAGCCTGAGTCAGGAGAACCCGTCGGGACCCACGGATGGGGACAGAGCCGTGGCCCCTGCGG GCATCCTCAAATCCATCATGAAGAGGAGAGATGGTACACCTGGAGCCCAGCCCAGTCCAGGACCCAAAAGCCTGCAGTTTGTTGGGGTCCTCAACGGAGA gtACGAGAGCTCATCCAGCGAGGACGATAGCGACAGTGACAGCGACAGCGGCAGCGAGGACGGTACTGCCGAGCCTCCAAGGAGCAGCTTGTCCGG GTGCGAGCTGAGCCCGCGTTTGAAGGAGGCGTGCGCAGCGCTGCAGCGGCAGCTGAGCCGGCCCCGCGGAATCGCCCGCGACGGC GGCGCGGCGCGCCTAGTGGCCCAGGAGTGGTTTCGAGTGTCCAGCCAGCGGCGCTCTCAAGCCGAGCCCgtggctggggtcctgggagcggTGGCGCGCCTGGGACCCGAGCTCCTGGCGCACGTGGTGAACCTGGCAGATGGCAACGGCAACACAGCCCTGCACTACACCGTGTCCCACGGGAACCTGACCATCTCGAGCTTGCTGCTGGATACCG GGGTCTGCGAGGTTGACCATCAGAATCGGGCTGGCTACTCAGCCCTCATGCTGGCTGCACTTACCTCTGTGGGGCGAGAAGAGGACATGGCTGTGGTTCAGAGACTCTTCCATATGGGCAACGTTAACGCCAAGGCCAGCCAG aCAGGACAGACGGCCCTCATGCTGGCCATCAGCCACGGCCGCCAGGACATGGTGGCGGCCCTGCTGGCATGTGGGGCAGATGTAAATGCCCAGGATGCGGATGGGGCCACGGCGCTGATGTGTGCCAGTGAGTACGGGCGCCTGGACACGGTCCGGCTGCTGCTGGCCCAACCAGGCTGCGACCCAGCCCTCCTGGACAAC